In the Sinorhizobium arboris LMG 14919 genome, one interval contains:
- a CDS encoding YbjN domain-containing protein, whose translation MSLLEMEVERQSNPVDMIEFVAANNDWSFERSGEDEIAMTVEGRWADYHVSFSWMEEFEALHLACAFDIKVPDSRANEVIRLLSHINGQVLMGHFDLWRQEEVIIFRQSLLLAGGAEPTNQQVEVLLSNALDACESYFQAFQFVVWSGMDAQRAVDAVLFETVGEA comes from the coding sequence ATGAGCCTTTTGGAAATGGAAGTCGAGCGCCAGTCCAACCCGGTCGATATGATCGAGTTCGTTGCCGCGAACAATGACTGGTCCTTCGAACGATCCGGCGAAGACGAAATTGCCATGACCGTCGAAGGCAGGTGGGCGGATTACCATGTTTCCTTTTCCTGGATGGAGGAGTTCGAGGCGCTGCATCTGGCTTGTGCCTTCGACATCAAGGTGCCGGACAGCCGCGCGAACGAGGTGATCCGGCTTCTATCCCATATCAACGGCCAGGTGCTGATGGGTCATTTCGATCTTTGGCGCCAAGAAGAAGTCATCATCTTCCGGCAATCTCTGTTGCTCGCTGGCGGAGCGGAGCCTACGAACCAGCAGGTCGAGGTGCTTCTTTCGAACGCGCTCGACGCCTGCGAGTCCTATTTCCAGGCATTCCAATTCGTCGTCTGGTCGGGCATGGATGCGCAGCGTGCGGTCGACGCGGTGTTGTTCGAGACCGTTGGGGAGGCATGA
- a CDS encoding accessory factor UbiK family protein gives MSTGANRILDDLARLMTDAAGAAQGVRREVEAAFRAQTENWLNSLDVVKREEFEAVKEMAARARDENDALLARIEALEARLATTGPAAGDITTGK, from the coding sequence ATGAGCACAGGGGCCAACCGTATTCTCGATGATCTCGCCCGGCTGATGACGGATGCCGCAGGCGCGGCCCAAGGGGTGCGGCGCGAGGTCGAGGCGGCATTCCGCGCGCAAACCGAAAACTGGCTGAATTCGCTCGACGTCGTCAAGCGCGAGGAGTTCGAGGCGGTCAAAGAGATGGCGGCGCGGGCACGGGACGAAAACGACGCCCTCCTTGCCCGCATCGAAGCTCTGGAAGCGCGCCTGGCCACGACCGGTCCGGCAGCCGGCGACATTACCACGGGTAAGTAA
- the lgt gene encoding prolipoprotein diacylglyceryl transferase produces the protein METIATRLAILPFPEIDPVIFTIGPLAVRWYGLAYVAGILLGWLYARRIIQNASLWRNGTAPFNLAQLDDFLLWAAGGIVLGGRIGYILFYDLGSILENPVRAIQIWNGGMSFHGGLLGTTLAMIIFARRNAIHLWSLFDVVAAVVPIGLFFGRIANFINGELWGRLSSMPWAVVFPTGGPFARHPSQLYEAALEGIVLLAVLAWFVYRRKALKIPGLVTGIFVCGYAASRIFVEFFREPDAQIGYLAGGWLTMGMVLSLPMALVGIWAIARARSAAAAA, from the coding sequence TTGGAAACAATCGCGACCCGCCTCGCCATCCTCCCCTTCCCCGAAATCGACCCGGTCATCTTCACGATCGGGCCGCTCGCCGTGCGCTGGTACGGGCTCGCCTATGTCGCAGGGATACTCCTCGGATGGCTCTATGCGCGCCGCATAATCCAGAACGCTTCCCTCTGGCGCAACGGCACTGCGCCCTTCAACCTGGCGCAGCTTGACGACTTCCTCCTCTGGGCGGCCGGCGGCATCGTGCTTGGCGGGCGCATCGGCTACATCCTTTTTTACGATCTCGGCTCCATCCTTGAGAATCCCGTCCGCGCGATCCAGATTTGGAACGGCGGCATGTCCTTTCATGGCGGCCTTCTCGGCACGACGCTGGCGATGATCATTTTTGCGCGCAGGAACGCAATCCACCTCTGGAGCCTGTTCGACGTCGTGGCAGCAGTGGTGCCGATCGGGCTCTTCTTCGGGCGCATAGCCAATTTCATCAATGGAGAACTCTGGGGCCGCCTGTCTTCGATGCCCTGGGCGGTCGTCTTCCCGACGGGAGGCCCCTTTGCCCGTCATCCGAGCCAGCTTTACGAGGCTGCCCTCGAGGGTATTGTGCTTCTCGCCGTGCTCGCTTGGTTCGTCTATCGCCGCAAAGCCTTGAAAATTCCCGGCCTGGTCACCGGCATCTTCGTCTGCGGCTATGCGGCAAGCCGAATTTTCGTGGAATTCTTCCGCGAACCGGACGCACAGATCGGCTATCTTGCGGGGGGCTGGCTTACCATGGGAATGGTGCTTTCACTGCCGATGGCGCTGGTCGGAATCTGGGCTATTGCGCGAGCGCGCAGCGCGGCCGCCGCCGCTTGA
- a CDS encoding class I SAM-dependent methyltransferase — protein MTNPLADKIKALIRTTGPISVTDYFSLCLADPQHGYYRAREPFGRAGDFTTAPEVSQLFGEMIGIFLVHAWQQHAAPANAIIAEIGPGRGTMMSDMLRVIRRLAPALYRTATVHLVETSERLRQVQARTLAEHEGKVRWHESFDGLPSGFLLLAANELFDAIPIRQFVRTAQGFRERMVGLDAEGRLTFAAGIAGIDPTLLPSAAASVPEGMIFEISPARDAVMAALCERLRAGGGTAIIIDYGHLATGYGDTLQAVRNHEYDPPLANPGLADLTSHVDFEQLASRAKAEGVQINGLARQGDFLVGLGLLERAAALGRDKDETTQEGIRGDVERLAGSGTGNMGELFKVLVVSSPEVALTPFQKKAL, from the coding sequence ATGACGAATCCCCTCGCCGACAAGATCAAGGCGCTGATCCGGACCACCGGGCCGATCAGCGTGACCGACTACTTTTCCCTCTGCCTTGCCGATCCGCAGCATGGCTACTATCGCGCCCGTGAACCGTTCGGACGGGCGGGCGACTTCACCACCGCGCCGGAGGTCAGCCAGCTCTTCGGCGAGATGATCGGCATATTCCTGGTGCATGCATGGCAGCAGCACGCCGCGCCTGCAAACGCGATTATCGCCGAGATCGGTCCGGGCCGCGGCACGATGATGTCCGACATGCTCCGCGTCATCCGCCGGCTGGCGCCGGCACTATACCGGACCGCCACCGTTCATCTCGTCGAAACCAGCGAGCGGCTTCGCCAGGTGCAGGCCCGGACCTTGGCCGAACACGAAGGCAAGGTCCGCTGGCATGAGAGCTTCGACGGTCTTCCCTCAGGTTTCCTGCTTCTGGCTGCGAACGAGCTTTTCGACGCAATTCCGATCCGTCAGTTCGTGCGGACCGCGCAGGGCTTCCGCGAGCGCATGGTCGGTCTCGACGCGGAGGGCCGATTGACCTTTGCCGCAGGCATTGCCGGCATCGATCCGACATTGCTGCCCTCTGCCGCCGCATCCGTCCCGGAAGGCATGATATTCGAGATTTCGCCGGCCCGCGACGCGGTGATGGCCGCGCTCTGCGAGCGCCTCCGCGCCGGCGGCGGCACGGCGATCATTATCGACTACGGTCATCTGGCGACCGGCTACGGCGACACGCTGCAGGCCGTCCGCAACCATGAATACGATCCGCCGCTTGCCAATCCCGGCCTCGCCGACCTGACCAGCCACGTCGATTTCGAACAGTTGGCGAGCCGTGCCAAAGCGGAGGGCGTGCAGATCAACGGACTTGCCCGGCAGGGCGATTTCCTGGTCGGCCTCGGTCTCCTGGAACGCGCCGCGGCCCTCGGCCGGGACAAGGACGAGACGACTCAGGAAGGCATCCGCGGCGACGTCGAGCGGCTTGCGGGTTCGGGCACGGGAAACATGGGAGAACTGTTCAAGGTGCTGGTGGTAAGCAGTCCTGAAGTCGCCTTGACGCCTTTTCAGAAGAAGGCGCTTTAA
- the pgeF gene encoding peptidoglycan editing factor PgeF: MQDDVSPSPVQSPLFDAKAGPAIAHGYFTRKGGVSEGIYRGLNVGLGSNDERERVGENRARVARWFEAEPRRLATVHQVHSADAIVVDGSYDGARPDADALVTATPGIVLGVLSADCGPVLFADPEAGVIGAAHAGWKGALGGVLESTIEAMTSLGARRERIIACLGPSISQKHYEVGPEFVARFVDAEASYESFFAPSGRDGHAMFDLPGLTVRRLAEAGVTAENLGICTYADEDRFFSYRRATHRREPDYGRQMSAISIREV, translated from the coding sequence ATGCAGGATGATGTCTCGCCATCCCCCGTGCAGAGCCCGCTCTTCGACGCGAAGGCAGGCCCGGCAATCGCACACGGCTATTTCACCCGCAAGGGAGGCGTCTCCGAGGGCATCTATCGCGGCTTGAATGTCGGTCTCGGCTCCAACGACGAGCGCGAACGTGTCGGCGAGAACCGAGCCCGGGTCGCCCGCTGGTTCGAGGCGGAGCCACGACGGCTTGCCACGGTGCACCAGGTCCATTCGGCGGACGCAATCGTCGTCGACGGCAGTTACGACGGCGCACGACCGGATGCGGATGCGCTGGTGACGGCGACGCCGGGCATCGTCCTCGGCGTCCTCTCCGCCGACTGCGGTCCCGTCCTCTTCGCCGATCCGGAAGCAGGCGTCATCGGTGCTGCCCACGCCGGATGGAAGGGCGCGCTCGGCGGCGTGCTCGAAAGCACCATCGAAGCGATGACCTCGCTCGGTGCCCGCCGCGAGCGAATCATCGCCTGCCTCGGCCCGTCGATCAGCCAGAAGCATTATGAGGTCGGCCCCGAATTCGTAGCCCGTTTCGTCGACGCCGAGGCAAGCTACGAGTCGTTTTTCGCGCCTTCGGGACGCGACGGCCATGCCATGTTCGATCTGCCCGGACTGACGGTCCGGCGGCTGGCCGAAGCCGGCGTAACGGCGGAGAACCTCGGCATCTGCACCTATGCGGACGAGGACCGCTTCTTCTCCTATCGCCGCGCGACGCATAGGCGGGAGCCTGATTACGGACGGCAGATGTCCGCGATTTCCATACGGGAGGTTTGA
- a CDS encoding M24 family metallopeptidase translates to MALHFAEEEYAARLARLTAKMQEEKLDAMLLFAQESMYWLTGYDTFGYCFFQTLVVKRDGTMVLLTRSADLRQARHTSNIERIEIWVDRVNADPAMDLKNLLSELDLLGCRIGVEYDTHGMTGRTARLVDHQLSTFGELVDASLLVSRLRLIKSPAEIAHVEKAASLADDALDAALPLIRPGGSEADILAAMQGAVFAGGGDYPANEFIIGSGADALLCRYKAGRRNLDANDQLTLEWTGVSAHYHAAMMRTIVIGEPSNRHRELYSACRETIQAIEMVLRPGNTFGTVFDVHAKIMDERGLARHRLNACGYSLGARFSPSWMEHQMFHIGNPQEIEPDMSLFVHMIIMDSDSGTAMTLGQTYLTTADTPRPLSRYGLDFISA, encoded by the coding sequence ATGGCGCTTCATTTCGCCGAAGAGGAATATGCGGCCCGCCTGGCGCGGCTGACGGCCAAGATGCAGGAAGAAAAGCTCGACGCAATGCTGCTCTTCGCGCAGGAGAGCATGTATTGGCTGACCGGCTACGACACCTTCGGCTATTGCTTCTTCCAGACGCTCGTCGTCAAGCGGGATGGGACGATGGTCCTGCTCACCCGTTCGGCCGACCTGCGCCAGGCGCGCCATACATCGAATATCGAGCGCATCGAAATATGGGTGGACCGGGTCAATGCGGATCCGGCGATGGATCTTAAGAACCTGCTCAGCGAACTCGACCTCCTCGGCTGCCGCATCGGTGTCGAATACGACACGCACGGCATGACCGGAAGAACGGCGCGCCTCGTCGATCACCAGCTCTCAACTTTCGGGGAACTGGTCGACGCCTCGCTGCTCGTCAGCCGCCTGCGTCTGATCAAGAGCCCGGCGGAGATCGCGCATGTCGAGAAGGCGGCTAGCCTTGCCGACGACGCGCTCGACGCGGCGCTGCCACTCATCCGTCCAGGCGGCAGCGAGGCGGATATCCTCGCGGCCATGCAGGGTGCCGTCTTCGCGGGCGGCGGCGACTATCCGGCGAACGAGTTCATCATCGGTTCCGGAGCCGACGCGCTGCTCTGCCGCTACAAGGCGGGCCGGCGCAACCTCGACGCCAATGATCAGCTCACGCTCGAATGGACCGGTGTGAGCGCCCATTACCATGCGGCAATGATGCGCACGATCGTGATCGGCGAACCCAGCAACCGCCACCGCGAGCTCTACAGCGCCTGCCGGGAAACGATCCAGGCGATCGAAATGGTGCTTCGGCCCGGCAATACCTTCGGGACGGTTTTCGACGTGCATGCGAAAATCATGGACGAGCGCGGCCTTGCCCGGCACCGTCTGAACGCCTGCGGCTATTCGCTCGGCGCACGCTTCTCGCCCTCCTGGATGGAGCACCAGATGTTCCATATCGGCAATCCGCAGGAGATCGAGCCGGACATGTCCCTCTTCGTCCATATGATCATCATGGATTCCGACAGCGGCACCGCCATGACGCTCGGCCAGACCTATCTCACCACGGCCGACACCCCCCGGCCGCTCTCGCGCTACGGACTGGACTTCATATCTGCGTAA
- a CDS encoding ribose-phosphate pyrophosphokinase has translation MKVFAGNSNRLLAEAICNYLNLPLGKATVRRFADQEIFVEIGENVRGEDVFIVQSTSFPTNDHLMELLIMIDAVRRSSARRITAVLPYFGYARQDRKPGPRTPISAKLVANLITEAGADRVLTLDLHAGQIQGFFDIPTDNLYAVPILARDVKENYNLKNVMVVSPDVGGVVRARALAKRLDCLLAIVDKRRDRPGESEVMNVIGEVNGKDCLLIDDIVDSGGTLCNAAEALLKNGATSVTAYITHGVLSGGAVARVTSSMLKELVITDSIQPTTAVQSAHNIRVISTAALLGEAISRTSQEESVSSLFD, from the coding sequence ATGAAGGTTTTCGCAGGCAATTCGAACCGGCTGCTGGCCGAAGCGATCTGCAACTATCTTAACCTGCCGCTCGGCAAAGCCACAGTAAGGCGCTTCGCCGATCAGGAAATCTTCGTCGAGATCGGCGAGAACGTGCGCGGCGAGGACGTCTTCATCGTCCAGTCGACCTCCTTCCCCACGAACGATCATCTGATGGAACTTCTCATCATGATCGACGCGGTCCGCCGCTCCTCGGCCCGCCGCATCACCGCCGTGCTCCCCTATTTCGGCTATGCCCGGCAGGACCGAAAGCCCGGTCCTCGCACCCCGATCTCCGCCAAGCTGGTCGCCAATCTCATTACCGAAGCCGGTGCCGACCGGGTTCTGACCCTCGACCTGCACGCCGGCCAGATCCAGGGCTTCTTCGATATCCCGACCGACAACCTCTACGCCGTTCCGATTCTGGCGCGAGACGTCAAGGAGAACTACAATCTCAAGAACGTCATGGTCGTTTCGCCTGACGTCGGCGGCGTCGTGCGCGCCCGGGCGCTCGCCAAGCGGCTCGACTGTCTGCTGGCGATCGTCGACAAGCGTCGCGACCGCCCCGGTGAATCGGAAGTCATGAACGTCATCGGGGAAGTAAACGGCAAGGACTGCCTCCTCATCGACGATATCGTCGATTCCGGCGGTACGCTCTGCAACGCCGCCGAGGCACTGCTGAAGAACGGCGCGACGAGCGTCACCGCCTATATCACCCACGGCGTCCTTTCCGGCGGCGCAGTCGCCCGCGTCACGTCTTCGATGCTGAAGGAGCTGGTGATCACCGATTCGATCCAGCCGACGACGGCGGTTCAGTCGGCGCACAACATCCGTGTGATCTCCACCGCTGCACTGCTCGGCGAGGCGATCAGCCGCACGAGCCAGGAAGAATCGGTCTCGAGCCTGTTCGACTGA
- a CDS encoding isocitrate lyase/PEP mutase family protein, translating into MEKQQDKYRAFRALHEREGAFVIPNPWDAGSARILAAMGFEALATTSAGLAFSIGRRDSAAALSRDVILQNARAIVEATELPVSADLEDGFGEDPRCCAETVSLAAGVGLVGGSIEDATGDAADPVFEFDLAVERVAAAAQEARKRPFVLTARAENFLCGRPDLDDTIRRLVAFEEAGADVLYAPGLPDIEAIRTVCSSVKRPVNVVMGLAGQVYTVEQLQEAGVKRISVGGSFARAALAGLMRAAREVREHGTFTYASDAMPAREAASYMLDVKR; encoded by the coding sequence ATGGAAAAGCAGCAGGACAAATATCGGGCCTTCCGCGCATTGCACGAGCGCGAGGGCGCTTTCGTAATTCCCAATCCCTGGGATGCGGGATCCGCCCGAATTCTCGCGGCAATGGGCTTCGAGGCTTTGGCGACGACGAGCGCCGGGCTTGCCTTTTCCATCGGCCGGAGGGATTCGGCGGCGGCTCTGTCGCGCGACGTCATATTGCAGAATGCCCGCGCTATCGTCGAGGCGACCGAATTGCCTGTGTCCGCCGATCTGGAGGACGGCTTCGGCGAGGATCCCCGGTGCTGTGCCGAAACGGTATCGCTTGCGGCAGGCGTCGGGCTGGTCGGCGGCTCGATCGAAGATGCGACCGGTGATGCCGCCGATCCCGTTTTCGAGTTCGACTTGGCAGTAGAACGTGTCGCCGCCGCCGCGCAGGAAGCCCGCAAGCGTCCCTTTGTCCTGACCGCGCGTGCGGAGAACTTCCTGTGCGGGCGGCCTGACCTCGACGATACCATCCGGCGTCTTGTCGCGTTCGAGGAGGCCGGCGCGGATGTTCTTTACGCGCCGGGGCTGCCCGACATCGAAGCGATCCGGACGGTCTGCTCTTCCGTCAAGCGCCCGGTCAACGTGGTCATGGGCCTCGCCGGGCAGGTCTACACGGTGGAGCAACTGCAGGAGGCGGGCGTGAAGCGCATCAGTGTCGGCGGTTCGTTCGCGCGGGCGGCGCTCGCGGGACTCATGCGCGCGGCGCGAGAGGTGAGGGAGCACGGCACTTTCACCTATGCGAGCGACGCCATGCCCGCCCGCGAGGCCGCATCCTATATGCTGGACGTCAAGAGATGA
- a CDS encoding DUF779 domain-containing protein, which produces MSEEAAEPRVLATDAAIDLIREIRRDHPDILFHQSGGCCDGSSPMCYPAGDYIVGDNDVKLGEIDGVPVYISSSQYQLWKHTQLIIDVVPGRGGMFSLDNGRERRFLTRSRLFGGGGACAVQPRA; this is translated from the coding sequence TTGAGCGAGGAAGCAGCGGAGCCGCGCGTGCTTGCGACGGATGCGGCGATAGACCTCATCCGCGAAATCCGGCGCGATCATCCGGATATACTCTTTCATCAGTCGGGCGGCTGCTGCGACGGCTCGTCGCCCATGTGCTACCCGGCGGGCGACTATATCGTCGGCGATAACGATGTGAAGCTCGGCGAGATCGACGGCGTGCCCGTCTATATCAGCTCGAGCCAGTACCAGCTCTGGAAGCACACGCAGCTGATCATCGACGTCGTGCCGGGCAGGGGCGGCATGTTTTCACTGGATAACGGCCGGGAGAGGCGTTTCCTCACACGTTCCCGCTTGTTCGGCGGCGGAGGGGCTTGCGCGGTGCAGCCCCGCGCGTGA
- the adh gene encoding aldehyde dehydrogenase gives MLHQKIVENPYKQKYGNFIGGQWREPVAGRYFDNTTPITGGTLCQVARSDAADIEIALDAAHAAREKWGRTSTTERSNILMKIAARMEDNLELLARAETWDNGKPIRETMAADIPLAIDHFRYFAACIRAQEGSIGEIDHDTVAYHFHEPLGVVGQIIPWNFPILMAAWKLAPALAAGNCVVLKPAEQTPGSILVWAELIGDLLPPGVLNIVNGFGLEAGKPLATSPRIAKIAFTGETTTGRLIMQYASQNLIPVTLELGGKSPNIFFADVASEDDDFFDKALEGFAMFALNQGEVCTCPSRALVQESIYDRFMERAVKRVEAIRQGNPLDDATMIGAQASSEQLEKILAYIEIGKEEGAEVLTGGGRNVLEGDLSGGYYVKPTVFHGHNRMRIFQEEIFGPVVSVTTFRTEAEALEIANDTLYGLGAGVWSRDANRCYRFGRAIEAGRVWTNCYHAYPAHAAFGGYKQSGIGRETHKMMLDHYQQTKNMLVSYSPKALGFF, from the coding sequence ATGCTGCATCAGAAGATCGTCGAGAACCCTTACAAGCAGAAATACGGAAACTTCATCGGCGGCCAATGGCGCGAGCCCGTTGCGGGACGCTACTTCGACAACACGACGCCGATCACCGGCGGCACGCTTTGCCAGGTCGCCCGTTCGGACGCCGCCGACATCGAGATCGCCCTCGACGCGGCGCACGCCGCCCGGGAAAAATGGGGCCGGACCTCGACGACGGAGAGGTCCAACATCCTCATGAAGATAGCCGCCCGCATGGAGGACAATCTCGAGCTCCTGGCACGGGCCGAAACCTGGGACAACGGCAAGCCGATCCGGGAGACGATGGCCGCCGACATTCCGCTGGCGATCGACCATTTCCGCTATTTCGCGGCCTGCATCCGTGCGCAGGAAGGCTCGATCGGCGAGATCGACCACGACACCGTCGCCTATCATTTCCACGAGCCGCTCGGCGTCGTCGGCCAGATCATTCCCTGGAACTTCCCGATCCTGATGGCCGCCTGGAAGCTTGCGCCGGCGCTTGCCGCCGGAAATTGCGTCGTGCTGAAGCCGGCCGAGCAGACGCCGGGCTCGATCCTCGTCTGGGCTGAACTTATCGGCGACCTCCTGCCGCCGGGTGTCCTCAATATCGTGAACGGCTTCGGCCTCGAAGCGGGCAAACCGCTCGCCACCAGCCCGCGCATCGCCAAGATCGCTTTTACCGGCGAGACGACGACCGGGCGGCTGATCATGCAATATGCCAGCCAGAACCTCATCCCGGTCACGCTGGAGCTCGGCGGAAAGTCGCCGAACATCTTCTTCGCGGACGTTGCCAGCGAGGATGACGACTTCTTCGACAAGGCACTGGAAGGCTTCGCCATGTTCGCGCTGAACCAGGGCGAGGTCTGCACCTGCCCGAGCCGGGCGCTTGTTCAGGAGAGCATCTACGACCGCTTCATGGAGCGGGCGGTAAAGAGGGTCGAGGCGATCCGCCAGGGCAATCCGCTCGATGACGCAACGATGATCGGCGCCCAGGCTTCGAGCGAACAGCTCGAGAAAATCCTCGCCTATATCGAGATCGGCAAGGAGGAAGGCGCCGAGGTCCTGACCGGCGGCGGCCGCAATGTGCTCGAAGGCGACCTTTCCGGCGGCTATTACGTCAAGCCGACCGTATTCCACGGCCATAACAGGATGCGCATCTTTCAGGAGGAGATTTTCGGCCCCGTCGTTTCCGTCACGACCTTCAGGACGGAGGCCGAGGCGCTGGAGATCGCCAACGACACGCTCTATGGGCTTGGTGCCGGCGTGTGGAGCCGCGATGCCAATCGCTGCTACCGCTTCGGTCGCGCGATCGAGGCCGGCCGCGTCTGGACCAATTGCTATCACGCCTATCCGGCGCATGCCGCCTTTGGCGGCTACAAGCAGTCCGGCATCGGGCGCGAGACGCACAAGATGATGCTCGATCACTACCAGCAGACGAAGAACATGCTGGTGAGCTACAGCCCGAAGGCGCTCGGCTTCTTCTGA
- a CDS encoding GAF domain-containing protein: protein MASIRDHSERVYRVAHQSSAAVISPVAASWRRCMTLHGLAPEEARSPWRLSEAEFRQARESSGALIAEAAGELDRLFAAVGKAGCCLLLTDGKGVALERRGAGGDDADFRGIGLWSGTVWSEASVGTNGIGTAIADERPVLIHRDQHFLSRNIGLSCATAPIRDESGKLAAAIDISTCRDDASEATLSILSQAVRDAAARIEANLFRRAFAGARIVLVPVDRAGPALLAVDRDDLVLGATRAARLCLGLDNERIAGGIPASDLLEEELPGEREELPGAERAALRRALSRAKGNVSMAADLLGISRATLYRKMKRLSLN from the coding sequence GCCGCTGCATGACGCTGCACGGCCTGGCGCCGGAGGAAGCGCGTTCGCCCTGGCGGCTTTCGGAAGCCGAATTCCGGCAGGCGCGTGAAAGCTCCGGCGCGCTGATCGCAGAAGCGGCCGGCGAGCTCGACCGGCTGTTCGCCGCCGTCGGCAAGGCCGGGTGCTGCCTGCTGCTTACCGACGGGAAGGGTGTGGCGTTGGAACGTCGCGGGGCCGGCGGCGACGATGCGGACTTCCGCGGCATCGGATTGTGGTCCGGAACCGTATGGAGCGAGGCGAGCGTCGGGACCAACGGCATCGGCACGGCGATCGCGGACGAGCGTCCGGTCCTCATCCATCGCGACCAACACTTCCTCAGCCGCAATATCGGCCTCAGCTGCGCCACGGCGCCGATCCGCGACGAGAGCGGAAAGCTCGCCGCGGCAATCGACATCTCCACCTGCCGCGACGACGCCTCCGAGGCGACGCTTTCGATCCTCTCGCAGGCGGTGCGCGATGCCGCGGCCCGCATCGAGGCCAATCTTTTCCGCCGCGCCTTTGCCGGCGCCCGTATCGTGCTCGTGCCGGTCGATCGGGCGGGACCTGCATTGCTTGCCGTCGACCGCGACGATCTCGTCCTCGGTGCGACGCGGGCTGCGCGGCTGTGCCTTGGGCTCGACAACGAGCGCATCGCCGGCGGGATTCCCGCGTCCGACCTGCTCGAGGAGGAACTGCCGGGCGAGCGGGAGGAATTGCCCGGAGCCGAGAGGGCGGCTCTGCGCCGCGCTTTATCGCGGGCCAAGGGCAATGTGTCCATGGCCGCCGATCTCCTCGGTATCAGCCGGGCGACCCTCTACCGAAAGATGAAGCGGCTTTCTCTCAACTGA